Within Calonectris borealis chromosome Z, bCalBor7.hap1.2, whole genome shotgun sequence, the genomic segment tatatttGCCAGCAGAGAAAGAGATGATCCAATATTTAAAGCAAACTTATTTCCATTTGCATAAACCATTTCATTGCTAGCCTTGCAATACAAGCTAGGATTTTTTCCATTACAATTTCAAAATTTGTATGCAATCTGATACATCCAATTTATCATGGCGTCATTACTGTAGCAACAGAATGACCTGAAGCACAATTATTCTATGAAGCAGATCCAAATGTTTTgtaaatttctaaaatttaagaaattataGAAAGTAGATTTCATATGCAGTATGTACATTGGTTGGAGAATACTGGTATAAAAATAGTTGCTCAGGAATTCTTCATTGTTTCTAAGtgtatttgaagaaaatgctttaaaatgtattttttaagttCTTAATATTGAAAATGCTGGCTTTCATAAAATCTGTTAGCGATTTCACTTGTAAGATCAATATTGTTACTGAAGTCTGTAGCTTTCTGATGGACTTTTCAATCTTTTGTCATTGTAAGATCTCTTTGCAATGGTGTTTGCATTTCAATTTAATAAAAGTTCTTGAATAAAATTCACGAAGTGTAGCTTTCTTCATGAAATATAACAATTCCAGTATAGaatatataaaaaggaaaagccaGGCATCCAGCACAGTCTGTAGGACAGGCTCCCACTGTTCTGCCTCAGGAAGGCCCCGTGATAGATGTGCTTAACCCACTTTGCATGCACTGAGCAATTGAACCAGTTAACACAGATAGCTCATGCACCAGGTCACAACTTCTATACTTATGCTTCTTCACGGCTCTTTGTGTTGATGAAAATTATCTTTATCACTGAAATTCAGGAATTTCAAGTTAGCAAAAGTAATGTTTGATTGAGAAAGGTTGAGCATTTGGGAATCCTAAGGTATGTAAGCACTGCCCTGGTTAGTAGAAAGTACAAATCTCTGACCCTTTGCAGCAGGATCAGGCAGTTTTCCTTGCAAAACTGGGACTGTACCTCAGGGTAGGTGAGGTAAGTAGTCAGCCTTCTGCCTTAGGAACTGCTAGGGTCTCCAAAACCATAGTGAAACATCTTTCACTGGTAATTGTGTCTAGTTACAGTGTATGCCGATTACCATTCTAGGGAACACCGtcacaaattttatttctttcagtattATAAGGAACTGGAAGGTAATGGCGGGAGGCAACGGAGAGCTTCCCGCTTTTTGCATCCTTGTAGGAGGTTGTGCTAGTACTTTTTACcgaggaagcaaaaaaaaaagaaggaaatgggtCATCAGTTATCCCTCTCCTTGTAACATCTTTCAATTTCTCCTTATCTTCCGGTTGTATTTAAAGATAACACCTCCTTCTGGTTTGTTTTCGGATGCGGCTTTGTTTTGCCGGCCTGCCTCACGCCCCTTGCTGCCCAGGCCGAGCAGCCCGCCCACACAGGTTCTCTCAGGATAAAACACACTCCCCCACAACCACTTTTTTAATTAACGCACAGAAAACGACTCGAGATGGGATAGAATTGGATTACGCCAAAATTAAGCTGCCGGCCGTAGCACAACAGCAATTACCGTTCGGCGCCTCCGGCGCCAACGGCCCCTACCCGCCGGGCGGCAGTAacggccgcccccgccggcacGTGCGGACgggccccgcgggggcggggcgaggggcggggccgcaCCGCCTCAGCCTGGCGCTGCCCTGCTGCCGGCCGACATGGCGCGGGGGCTCGGAGGGCTGCTGCGGGGGCGCGGCCGCCGGCTCGGCAGCGGTAAGGCACCGCCACGGTAAAGGCAGGCGGCTCGGCTGTGCGGCAGCCGGCCGGAGCAGCCGTCCCAGTCCCGGCGGGACGGGGCAGCCGCTGTTGCCCGGACGGGTGCTCCCCCGGGGCCgtgaggggctgagggggctCTTCCCGCGGTGGGGGCTCGCTCCGGCGGGgtctgctggagcagctgctgcgcACGGAGCCCAAAGCCCCCGCAGGCCTGGGTTGGACGGGTCAGCGTATCTCTCTGAAAGCCCGATCTCGTGGGGGTTTTGGTTGCAGCACCATGTTTGTACGTGGGGGAATGAAGCACTTTCAGCGTAGATGTAGATCCCTTTGAAAGAGGTCCAACGGCAGAACTTCTCTAACTTACggtttttaattaatatttttgagaCTGGACTCTTGTAGGGAAGTGACAGTGTATGTTATTTATTTCAGGAAACTTTATTCttcattcatttacattttaatgtgttttagaaattgtttaaaaccttagacatttaaaaataaatgtgtcgTTCTCAGCAAATAATGTTAGGGATGCAGAAAGAGAATCTATTTAAATGATAACTTTTTCTGATAGCTGCTTAACTACGCTTCCAGCTAAATGAAAGGTAGGACAGTGTGATGTCGTGGAACAAGGACGGCAGACGGCAGCGGGAGTTGTCAGGGCCCCGAGCACACCTTgcctgccctgagcagcctcactCGGGGCCTCTGCCTGTGCCCACTGCCCAGGAGCCCTGTTTCAGCTCAGCCCTGAGCCTTCGGTCCCTGCCTCAACTGTGCCGTGGGTGTAGCCTTGCCACCAGGCCAGCCTCTGGCCctgtctcctggatggaccttGCACCTATGTTGTAGCTTTGTCTCCAGCTCTGTCTCTGGCcccatctgctgctgctcctgactGGACTCCCTGGGTGGACCCTGGACCTAATTCATCTCCTCCACTTACGTGGGGCACTGTCAGTGGATCCTGCTTTGCCCACCAGCTTCAGGTCTGTTGGGACTGGACCCTGGTCCTGGAGAGCACCGCCTGTGCGGTGGTCACCCTGGGCTCCTGGCTTATGCCCTTGTAGAGGattcctgctcttgctgctccagATAAGAATCTGTattagaaaatgatttttttttttttaaagtctttttctgCCAAAACACAAGTCCATGTGAAACTGAAAGCTGAGTTTTAACAGATGAGAGAAGCgctgtttttttaattgacatatattttgtctttaaaagatatgttaattaattattttttttcccccaagaaaatctcttagacaaaagaagaaactgcCTTGCTTTGACCGTAGCTTGTATGTTCTGTGAACAAGCTTATTGAGAAACTCTTTCTGATGTGCACTGTGATAAGTGTTTGATAATACTCTTACTATTTTGTAGTTGCCTTTaggcagcagaaatggaaaaggtCTGTCTCCACAAAAGCAAAAATGCCTCCTTGTGATTTTGTACCTGAAAAATACGAAGTAAGTCATACATATTACACTGAGTTTAAGTAAGACTGCATTACTAGATCTGAGTGATAGGCTCAGTGCATTAAATAGGTTTATGAAATTTGCTTGTTTGGGCAAAAAACAATTATGTTACAACCAGGATATAACCTATAGATGTACCTGCGTGACAATTCTGTAACTTACGGCTAAATTATTGCTTTGAAAAACTTTAAGGAAGAGATAAGTGCAGAACAGCAGTCTTATTTCAAAAGCTGAGTTTCAGAGGCTTGTAGAACCCTCTGTGtgccagaattttttaaaatcttagttCTGTGAACAACTGCTGTAGACAGCTGTATAGTCTGTGTGATCTATTACAGCTCCATTAGTCTGGATCTTTAGAAAGCATAAATGGatactgactttttttattcCACTCAGTCCTATTCGTATGAACATATGCAGAAGATTCGtgaacaaaatatttctccttcatTGCGAATGTATTACAAGAAGCCATTGTTGCTGCATCAAGGACATATGCAGTGGTTGTTTGATTATAAAGGACGAAGATACCTTGATCTCTTTGCTGGAATTGTAACTGTCAGTGTTGGTCACTGTCACCCGTAAGTTTGCTACTGTTTGATTTGTACTATAAAATACAGGAAGAGATATCTAtgttgtttttgttctttgttaatCTGTGGCACTGTGAGCCTAAAACCAGAATATAATTCACTAAATGGTCATGTATATCTTACATTAAGGTCAATTCCCACTACATTTTGAGTAATTAATTTTGTCTATTTGTTCATTTCTCTGGCAAATGGCCCAGTGTCTGCATTTTCAGAATTAGTAACAGGTAGGTGTGTACATGTATGTGTGCACGTGTGGTGAATTTAATCCCTTTGTGTCTTCTTGCGCTACATGCAGGAAGGTAACTATGGCTACCCAGAAACAGCTTGCTCGCCTGTGGCATACCACTAATATCTACATGCACCCGTCAATCCAAGAGTATGCTGAAAAGCTAACTTCTCTTCTTCCAGATCCACTTAAGGTACTTTGCTTCTGGCAGGAGCAGGGACTGGTGAAGGGGGTGTCTGTTTATAAGAAATATTTAGcataaaaatatctattaaatAAATGAGAGCCATGATATCTGTGGAGAGAAAACCTGTATGGGACTACAGACCGTCGGATAAAGAGAGCATGATGACCCTCAATGCCTTTTCTTTAGACTCAGATATAGATAAGCATAATATCCCAAACTCCTGTTCTGTTTGTTCTCTCCTTCCAATTGTCACTGTGAAGGGGCATTAGCAGCTTAAAAATTACTGAACGAACTGAGATGATGTTAACTATTCTTACATATAGCCAGccttaatgaaaattaattaaattaagtgAAAAGTATTTGGCAGTACTTTGTGTAGTGAGGTTTactgacatttaaataaataaaccacataAATATCACGTTTCATATGCccagaaacagtaagaaaaatattgtgtTTGCTTTCAGGTAAGATAAAGTGGAAATCAAATGAAATTAGGTTAGCAGAAGAGTGTGAAGCTATCGCAATCTTAAAAATGGaaggagagttaaaaaaaaaaatttaaaaatgtaaagcatCTGCATAGTTTAAGCAGTGGAGAATctcagtcacttctgaaaattaactTTAACAGCGGTGACGCTAGAATTTGAGCTGTTTTTAAATCTCAGAACTTGTATTCAGGATATCCCCTTAATTCTCATTTGCTCGCGATAAGCAAGCTCTGCTTACCTCTTCTGTTCCACggttgtgtctgtgtgtgtctctcctAGTAACTAATATGCAGGGGTACTGTACAGGCCTTTTTACCTGTGTGAAGGTTATTTCTATTCAGTCAGTCATGCTCAGTTTGACCCAgacactttcatttttctttgaatcaCTGTTCCATCTTAGGAAAACATGAAGATCCAACTCTTAAAGATTTTCTGTAGTCTCCCTGAGTAAATCAGCTTGATCTTAGTTCTCATCTGTAGTGTATGGACAACATTAAGTTTATTTTGGTGAAGTCACCTTATGGTAGTGATAGGTTATAGCTCATAATCTACTAAGTGACATGATCTGATGCCAAACAAGAAGGTGGTGGTTGTGCGCCGTACTGATCCTAAGCATTCTGCCGTAGGTGGTTTATCTAACCAACAGCGGGTCAGAAGCCAATGATTTGGCTATGTTCATGTCAAGGCTATATACTCGTAACTTCGACATCATCTGTTTCAGGTAATGGTGATAGATCTTTACAAAATTCATTTGCGTGTGTGATCAGTCTCTATATGCCTAAACCGAGAAATAATAGAGAACTCTGTAATGCCAGATCTGCTGAGGAGAatactataaaattattttacttgacAAAGAGTAGTAAAACACCAGTTGAAGATTTGATACAGTATATTAGGACTAGTTACAACTAGTCAACTTACAATTGACAACTtacaatttttgcttttgttgtttagAAAAGGGTCTAATCTCTGTGTTCAGGGTGTGCTTTGGTGGATCTTCGTTCAGGGCCAGAGCAGGCTTTAGCAAttgctgctttcttccttcattccacccctgcagtgctgccCTTTGTGGGGGTACAAAGGTACCTCTGGAATAGCAACGCAGTGAACcgcagcagggagctgctctggCTGAAAGCTAACCTGGTGGaaggattttttggtttgtttgttttgctgcctTATTTTTCTGCCAGATCCTTGAACCATAGTTCACTGCACAGGTACACAAACAGCTCTTCTGGCTTAACGACAGAGGTGGTGCAGGGGTAAGTACTATGTAAGCACCAGTGTAAGTAGTTCTTCTCTTTACTGTGCATCCCAGGCGGCCTCAAATATTAGAATAGAAGGCCTTGTTATGAagagctgtatttttctgttattctGTTCAGCAGAACATTGAGTACCCACCTAGCTTGTATATTCTCATTAATGAACTTTTGATTTGTGTATAAAACTGGCAGCAAACCACCATGTAGTTTAATGATTGGCGGCATCTGTTGGAGAGAGCAGCAGTTCCCAAGATTCAAAGAACAGAGATGTTTGCTCTGTAGGGCTCAGGTGCTACAGCAGAACTTCATGAGGCACTGTCTGAGTTGCTGTTGGTTGCATTCATTGTTCTCTTCTCCTTGCAAACATTGCCTCACAATTTTAACGTTTGAAATTTCAGGAAACCAATGCAGATGGGCAGTCATGGGTCTTCCAAAACCGCAACAAAAAATGGCAGTAGGAGTCTTTTTGTTTTGAGTGTAACAATGTACATTTTCCCCAATAATTTGTAGCTCAGAAGCATGCCTTCTCAGAACTAATGCTGCTGCAGTCTCTTCTTTGAAATGAGTGATGTTCATGTGCTTTCTTTGTTTGCACAGAGGAGCATACCATGGAGGCAGCCCTTACGCGCTGGGATTGACATCTATAGGTTCTTATAAGCATGGTGTTGCCAATGGCTTTGGCTGTTCAACAgtgagatttttattatttttttaaaataatctgggTAACTAACAGTTTATTTGAATATTTCAACAATTAGTAAGTTTTCTATCCTCAAAGTGCTTTATGGTCACTAACTGAACTGCAGTGTAGCTGTTCCTGCTGTGTAAGCACCACAAGAGCCATAGTCCCCTTTCCTTCTCCATATAGTTACTTATGCTAATCTGGAGTCAGGACAGCCATAACATGAGTGATCATGATTTACAATGCTTTAGTCATGCTTGGTGCTTGCATGGAAGTCTATGTAAGATGCAAAATAATAATGCTCAGAACCCCTTTTCTCAAGTTTATTTTGGCAAATctgtgcaaagctgctttcagctgGTCTGAAGTAGATCCTCCcctggaatgaaaaaaaacctacgTCCCTCATCTCAGTGAGACAGGAGACATAGCTGTTAACGAGATCCATTGGGGATAAATACGTTATCTCCCTGCCCTTGAGCAGATGGGAATGACTTTCTGTCTGCTAGAAGCCGTCAGTGGCTGCTCTGATCTGTATTGGTAACAGCTCAGCCACAGCACTGGCTATAGGAAGGCTCCCTTATAGCAGCCTCCCAACTTGGCTCAATAAATGAGTTGCCTGAAGTCACGCAGTGTTTCATCAGCAGCCAGGATGAGAAGGCTGGAGCTCCCAATTTCCAGCCTGTAATTACTCTGCTAGATCTGCCTGCCTTCCtgtattttgcagatttttatcATACTTTGGATTACTGAAGTACTACCGGCAACTCTAAAAATGTTGCTATTACTCTTAGATAACCAAAACTGCTGACTaacttgaagaacaaaacaaaggaaatcatCAATTGAGTGACTATTGCTGCAGTAGTCTAAACTTGTTTCCAAAACTTCTGTCTCTGTTCTACCATTCCTTGAGGGGGAAGTTTGGTATTATTCCACAAGTGTTCTTCAGACAAGTCTCTTGAACTAGGTGTGCCCTTTGACTCGTAACAGACTCTTTTTAGGTTTTTTCATTAGTCATCCCTAAGTATGATCAAAACATCTCTTAGAAAGGTGTCATCAAATCTGTAGCTATTTCTCTTATGCTTGACAGACAATGTTACCAGATGTTTTTCGTGGTCCATGGGGAGGCAGCCATTGTAGAGATTCTCCAGTGCAAACTGTTCGAAAATGCAGCTGTTCGGAAGGTTGGTCAATGACAAAAAGTATTTGGCTTTTAGATTAGAGAATACTAGAGGGCTGTGGAAATAGGTTATATTTACCTCCTCAAGAGAGGTAGACCTCTGGTTAGGATTTGCAAGGGCaaccaaagaaaatattgcagagaACCTCAGGCACCTGCTTCCCACAGAGAAAAATTTTGGGCAGGTGTCACCTCATATTCTCAGATTTCTTCTTAAATTCCCAGCCTTTGTTTCCAGCATTTGTCGTGATCAGCTCTGGAAGCTGTGGAACTCGGTTTAGCACATCTGGAGGGACAGAATGTTGATTggtgttttctgctgtttctgaagTTTTGACAGCTTCTGTTCTGGAACAATATGAGCAGTAAGGACAACCTGAAGCCAGTGATAGGCAAAAAGTCTTATATGAGGCAAATAATTTCATATGCAGCACAATGTGAAAGCCCCTCTACTGCTCTCCTGTTAACAGCAATTACAGTAATTCTTTGCTACTGTTTCAACAGGCactcttttgtattttaattcacATGCATACATaacagaatgttttctttttagctttgccCTACCTAGTGAATGGGAACATTAGCTATACTAATTACTCTGTTCTTTATTTCAGTATAGACTGATACGCAGCTATGTTCTCCAGAATCCTCATACTTGCACTAACCTAACAATTCCTTATGTCTTATGCTGATATTTATTAACCCTTGAGAAAGTGTCTGCTTGTTCCTTCTGCTAACATAGGTGATTCATAAACACTTTCTCTAACCTACAGCTTACTGACCTGTATAATGTGCAACATCTTATTGTCTGGCAGCTTTGCATTGCTGTTTTGGAACTGACATTCCTTACAGTATAAAGGTTTAAGAGAAAATAAGTGACTCTCTCCTTTAATGTTTAGCCTTTTATTTGAGAGATGGTATTTATCATGCAGTCAGATAATACTTGTTGCTTAGATGTGTAATTTCACGTTTGAAGCTAGTTTTGTGTCGTTTTAAGTAAATTCCCATTAAACTATTTCCCCTGTAAACAGGTGTATGTCATGCAAACGACCAATACATTGAACAGTTCAAAGATACTCTGAATACCTCGGTGCCAAAGACAATAGCTGGATTTATCGCTGAACCAATTCAAGTAGGTAGTTTGCCATTGCTCAATTGTAATAACAGAAGTAGTGTGAAACAATCAAATCTGATATTCTTTAGCTACATCCTAAACACAgacttctgctgattttttttttattatttcttaattcCTTAAAcatcttaaatatttgaaagaatggATGCACTGTcttaaaatttcagcttttgtcactgatttcaatggagcTAGAATTTTGCTCATGGAGTTAAATTAAACAGAGAATCATGATTAAACATACACACTTCTGCATTTAAATAGTGAATATGGAGCATGCTATTGTTTAGTTTCTAATACCTTCTTCcaaacttcattttgcttttctttttactatgTCTGTAAACTTTAACTCAATCCCCCTTCCACCTCTTCCCAGCCACGTTGTTCACTATATTTTTAGCAGCTGTCCAACAAGTGGTGGCCACAGGATTCATTCTCTTGGTGCTTCACTCAAGTTTCAGAACTGCTGTATATGTGGTTCTTAAATAGGAAGAATGGAAAATATATCctgggaacagaaaagggaagaaaaaaaaatgtgagaattgTGACCATAGAGAAAATTAGAGCTGTTCTGTGGTTTTGCTGTCTTCTAAGCCTTTACATACTTCAGTCTTAAGAAGCCATTGCAGTCCAGATGTGGAGTGGAATTTCCGGTTGAAATGAAAACTGGCAAGGTGAACAGAAATTGAGGAAACAGTGTTTTAAACAAATTAACCAAAAGAAGGGACATGAATTCTCTGGTTAACTTTGTCATCAAGCACAGTTTCTGGGTTTCTCAATGTGTAGGTTTTTAAGGTACTTGTTTTGGCAGTTTATCTTTAATCAATTCTGTCTTTCAGTGATCCAGTTTACAGTATGGCCTCATAAACATTTATACCAGCACAACTAAAGGAGCAGCAGACTGATCTGTGGAATGGGAATGAGTGACCTGAGCAGGAACTTTTTGAAGCAGTTTCACTGCTGAAGCCAGAAACTTGAGACAACAGTCTTGCTGTTACCTGAGGGCTGCTGGTATTTTTTCTTATCATAGGATAGTCACACAATGGAACTCCTGTTTCCTTGTCTATTCCTGAAGATATTGTCTTTTTTGTCTTGGCAGGGTGTTAATGGAGCTGTTCAGTACCCCAGAAGTTTCTTAAAGGAAGCTTATCGGCTAGTACGGGAAAGAGGGGGCGTTTGTATTTCAGATGAAGTGAGTTTTTTTGACATAAGAGCTCTAGAGTTTGGGGTACCTCTGAAAGTTGTCTTAAACGAATCCAAGTGAATGCAAACTGGAAGCCTGGAAATAATCTAAATGAAATGCTATACATTTTGTAGCTTAAGTTTAGCACAGTGCATCTTTCCAAGCATAGGAGCTTCCCAGTTTTTACTGTCTTTATTCTGCTGTGTGGTATTCTGATTTTAGACACAGGTAATGTTAGTAGCAGACTTCAGTCCTTACCTTTTGGGAGCAGTAAATTTATGCAAATATGCAGCTAATAAATGCCAGCTGTGATGTGAGGTGTATTACAATAACAGGTGCTCTTATGAGTGTGTTGGCATACATAAACTCTAGAAGGGAGGTGATAGCTGTACCTctgcaaatacattttacaaatagAATTTGCTTAGCTAAAGCTGTTTTGAAATAGTAGCAAATGCTTCAAAGTGACAGTGATATATACCTCAAGCATTGCAGTAGTAGAAATCAGCAATCATGGGGTTTTGATTTTGAATCAGCAATTTTGAAATGTGATAAGCAATTGCATTTCCTCTCCATTTTGAAGTGGAAGCTGCAGCTTATCTGTACATCTCACTATGCCTAAGACGTGGTGACGTTATCTCTTtcatatgcaaaagaaaaacccagTCACAATAAATAGTATTTTGTGCAAAGCCATCTGAGTAAGGATCCTAATACAAGTTGACTCCAGATGTAGTTGCAGTTTAATGCGAATCAGTAACaatagaaaaacaagaaaaagaaatcatattGTAAAATGTGAGAAAGTGATGGAGAtttctctggatttttcttttgaaaggtaCAGACAGGATTTGGACGGACAGGCAGCCATTTCTGGGGATTTCAAACACATGATGTAGTCCCTGATATTGTTACTTTGGCAAAAGGAATTGGTAATGGCTTTCCAATGGCAGCTGTTGTTACAACAAAAGGTATAAGTGTTCCGTTCTGCTAAGGATTAAAATAGAGCAATTACAAAATATACTATGCAATAATTACTTCCTGGAGAGATGTGTGTTCAAGCAGCTGAGCTTTATTAATAATCTTTGTCTCAATCTATCTTTTGACAAATTAATTGGATTctcattactcacttcttttaCCAAGTGCTGTGCTATACCAGTGCAAAGCTTTATTTAAATGGGGTTAGTTGTGTAACTGAAGCAGGGATGACCTTGTGAGTCATTGGTAGAGCTGGTAATAGATCCTGGAAATCCCCACTGAATTCACTGTTTTACTAATCAATGTACTGCGAGTGTATAAGGTAGCATGTTAGCCGACTATGTGATTTATACAAATGACTGGCTGAATCTAGTGAAGAAAATTTGTAGATGTCAGTTTAAGGGGACAACTGACAGCATGTGTTAGAAGTGTGATGTTTTTTATAAGTCCGTTTTTAGCATCTGCTAGACACTATAATTTGAGGAAATATCATATTTTGCACAGActacttgcaggaaaaaaagaaaatcttcctaTTGTGTTGCCTCCAATTGAATCAGGGTTGAAGCACAGCAAATTTAACTTAACAGTTAAAGCAGATAAGTACTGCTACCAAACATAAAGCAACTGTAAAAGTAATCaatgttgttctttttcttttagagatTGCAAGTTCTTTTGCTCAAAACCTTCACTTTAATACATTTGGAGGAAGCCCTTTGGCCTGCGTAGTTGGAGCTGCAGTTCTTGATGTAGGGAGAAcgttatataaatttatatatttcacattctttcttgtagcaaaagatgaaaaatgtttatatttgttCTTACTATAGAATTATATGtgggcaatttttaaaataagtg encodes:
- the AGXT2 gene encoding alanine--glyoxylate aminotransferase 2, mitochondrial: MARGLGGLLRGRGRRLGSVAFRQQKWKRSVSTKAKMPPCDFVPEKYESYSYEHMQKIREQNISPSLRMYYKKPLLLHQGHMQWLFDYKGRRYLDLFAGIVTVSVGHCHPKVTMATQKQLARLWHTTNIYMHPSIQEYAEKLTSLLPDPLKVVYLTNSGSEANDLAMFMSRLYTRNFDIICFRGAYHGGSPYALGLTSIGSYKHGVANGFGCSTTMLPDVFRGPWGGSHCRDSPVQTVRKCSCSEGVCHANDQYIEQFKDTLNTSVPKTIAGFIAEPIQGVNGAVQYPRSFLKEAYRLVRERGGVCISDEVQTGFGRTGSHFWGFQTHDVVPDIVTLAKGIGNGFPMAAVVTTKEIASSFAQNLHFNTFGGSPLACVVGAAVLDAIEEDGLQKNSEDVGTYMLLELAKLRDKFQIVGDVRGKGLMIGVEMVTDKDSRHPLPAEEINQIWEDCKDMGVLIGRGGLYSQTFRIKPPMCITKKDVDFAVEVFHSALQRHMERAAAK